The following are from one region of the Arachis duranensis cultivar V14167 chromosome 10, aradu.V14167.gnm2.J7QH, whole genome shotgun sequence genome:
- the LOC107469096 gene encoding 30S ribosomal protein S10, chloroplastic, protein MAMVSSLSAALLPPLSLSTSSSSLSSNPKFSALCFQSGNTFKLRTPKLLHSSTRVYAAPEVLDSEEPLDVPPETLGDDESEATTFQVGDSDTRTTSSISIGGDPDTMAPKQKIRIKLRSYWVPLIEDSCKQILDAARNTNAKTMGPVPLPTKKRIYCVLKSPHVHKDARFHFEIRTHQRLIDILYPTAQTIDSLMQLDLPAGVDVEVKL, encoded by the exons ATGGCGATGGTTTCTTCTCTCTCTGCGGCGCTACTtcctcctctttctctctctacctCTTCCTCCTCGCTCTCTTCCAACCCAAAGTTTTCGGCTTTGTGCTTTCAATCTGGTAACACCTTCAAGCTCAGAACCCCTAAGCTGCTTCACTCATCAACTAGGGTTTATGCCGCGCCTGAAGTTTTGGATTCCGAGGAACCGCTAGACGTACCTCCAGAAACCCTTGGTGATGATGAATCTGAGGCCACCACCTTTCAG GTTGGAGATTCAGACACTCGTACCACTTCCTCAATTAGCATTGGTGGTGATCCGGATACG ATGGCGCCTAAGCAGAAGATTAGAATCAAACTTAGGTCTTACTGGGTGCCCTTGATAGAGGATTCTTGCAAGCAGATACTAGATGCAGCAAGGAATACCAATGCAAAAACCATGGGTCCTGTACCATTGCCAACTAAGAAGAGAATTTATTGTGTTCTTAAATCGCCACATGTACATAAGGATGCTCGATTCCATTTTGAGATCAGAACACATCAGCGTCTCATTGATATTTTGTATCCTACAGCACAAACAATAGATTCTCTGATGCAGCTTGATCTTCCTGCTGGTGTGGATGTAGAGGTCAAGCTCTGA
- the LOC107469097 gene encoding signal recognition particle 19 kDa protein, translated as MNVDGELPNIKRWIVLYPIYMNSKKTMAEGRRIGLSKACENPTCAEIGDCCSYLKLPFAIEIDKAYPRDFMQKGRVRVLLKKEDDTLFNPTISSRKQLMLRVADMVPKHHGRTKKQEAAVSTSNAGASNKSGKGGKKRR; from the exons ATGAACGTGGATGGTGAATTGCCGAATATAAAGAGGTGGATTGTGTTGTACCCTATTTACATGAATTCGAAGAAGACGATGGCAGAAGGAAGACGAATTGGACTCAGCAAAGCTTGCGAGAATCCCACGTGTGCTGAAATTGGCGATTGCTGCAGCTATCTGAAACTCCCTTTTGCAATTGAg ATTGACAAGGCTTACCCGCGTGATTTCATGCAAAAAGGGAGAGTGAGGGTGTTGCTAAAGAAGGAAGATGACACTCTTTTTAATCCCACTATCTCATCCA GAAAACAGCTAATGCTTCGTGTTGCAGACATGGTACCCAAACATCATGGAAGGACAAAGAAGCAGGAGGCGGCTGTGTCAACATCAAATGCAGGAGCTTCCAACAAATCTGGGAAAGGTGGAAAAAAGAGGagatga
- the LOC107469087 gene encoding LOW QUALITY PROTEIN: serine acetyltransferase 1, chloroplastic-like (The sequence of the model RefSeq protein was modified relative to this genomic sequence to represent the inferred CDS: inserted 1 base in 1 codon; deleted 1 base in 1 codon), whose translation MKEEAELDVTEEPILNSYYQSSILSHDSLESALANHLANRLSSASLPPSNTLFDLFVGILKSDQEIMDSVKDDLKAVKERDPACISHVPCFLNFKGFLACQSHRVAHKLWLQGRKVLAVMVQNRVSEVFAVDIHPGTKIGSGILLDHVTGLVVGETAVIGNNVPILHSVTLGGTGKASGDRHPKIGDGVLIGAGXCILGNIKVGECAKIGAGSVVIKDVPPRTTVVGNPAKLVGGKNNPVKLDKMPSFTMDHTSNITEFYDYCI comes from the exons ATGAAGGAAGAGGCTGAACTTGATGTAACTGAGGAACCTATTCTGAATAGTTACTACCAATCCTCAATTCTGTCTCATGATTCATTGGAATCTGCTTTGGCCAATCACCTTGCTAACAGATTAAGCAGTGCAAGCCTTCCA CCAAGTAACACACTCTTTGATCTTTTTGTTGGGATCTTGAAATCTGACCAAGAAATCATGGATTCTGTGAAGGATGATCTCAAAGCAGTTAAGGAAAGAGACCCTGCTTGCATAAGCCATGTGCCTTGCTTCTTGAACTTCAAAGGCTTCTTAGCATGCCAATCTCATAGAGTTGCTCATAAGCTATGGCTTCAAGGAAGAAAAGTCTTGGCAGTTATGGTCCAGAACCGAGTTTCCGAGGTTTTCGCGGTTGATATTCATCCCGGTACTAAGATTGGAAGCGGGATTCTGCTTGATCATGTAACTGGATTAGTGGTTGGTGAAACTGCAGTGATTGGTAACAATGTGCCAATTTTGCATAGTGTGACTTTGGGTGGAACTGGTAAAGCTTCTGGTGATAGGCATCCAAAGATTGGTGATGGGGTTTTGATTGGTGCAG CTTGTATTTTGGGGAACATTAAGGTTGGTGAATGTGCTAAGATTGGTGCTGGTTCTGTGGTGATTAAGGATGTTCCTCCTAGGACTACTGTTGTTGGGAATCCTGCTAAGTTGGTTGGAGGCAAGAACAACCCTGTTAAGCTGGACAAGATGCCTAGCTTCACCATGGATCATACTTCAAATATTACTGAATTTTATGATTACTGTATTTAG
- the LOC107469098 gene encoding kinesin-like protein KIN-12C gives MTQDVIRDPLGVKLDITNYADLIDQNQIVKWLEDAHHQREEYSAKEKENLNLRLNDLLEERESCISELKTKDEDVIAAQIAVQQLQERDQLLSAQNEMLKTNKTNLMRKIAELDDMLKKLIGKQITQHLSQLLRI, from the exons ATGACTCAAGATGTCATTCGAGACCCTCTAGGTGTCAAACTGGACATTACCAACTATGCT GATTTGAtagatcaaaatcaaattgtaaAATGGTTAGAAGATGCTCATCATCAAAGAGAAGAATATTCTGCAAAG GAAAAAGAGAACCTCAACCTGAGGCTGAATGATCTccttgaagaaagagaaag CTGCATATCGGAACTCAAAACTAAAGACGAAGATGTAATTGCTGCTCAAATTGCAGTGCAGCAACTTCAAGAGCGAGATCAGTTGCTTTCTGCACAGAATGAAATGTTGAAG ACGAATAAGACCAACCTAATGAGGAAGATTGCAGAATTGGATGACATGCTCAAAAAACTTATTGGGAAACAAATCACCCAACATCTTTCTCAGTTGTTAAGGATTTAG